One window from the genome of Mumia sp. ZJ1417 encodes:
- a CDS encoding 5-formyltetrahydrofolate cyclo-ligase, with the protein MSAKPRLREALLERRTHLSADAMVAAERRLCAGALAVVREVGTPRRVAAYLSVGREPPTWELVDALRAEGMEVLVPRSLPRRQIAWAPYEGRDRLVLGRFDIPESSAPVAPDGLGTVAVVLVPALAVDVAGFRLGRGGGYYDTTLAKHPEPLRVALTYDHELVDDVHPEAHDERVDVVVTPERTLSLPPR; encoded by the coding sequence GTGAGCGCGAAGCCGCGACTGCGGGAGGCCCTGCTCGAGCGTCGGACGCACCTCAGCGCCGACGCGATGGTCGCTGCCGAGCGACGGCTCTGCGCGGGGGCGCTCGCGGTCGTGCGCGAGGTCGGCACGCCTCGTCGTGTCGCCGCGTACCTGTCGGTCGGGCGCGAGCCGCCGACATGGGAGCTGGTCGACGCGCTGCGCGCCGAGGGCATGGAGGTGCTCGTCCCGCGCTCGCTGCCGCGCCGTCAGATCGCCTGGGCCCCGTACGAGGGGCGCGACCGGCTGGTCCTCGGCCGCTTCGACATCCCGGAGTCGTCGGCACCGGTCGCCCCGGACGGGCTGGGCACCGTCGCGGTCGTGCTCGTCCCTGCGCTCGCGGTGGACGTGGCCGGCTTCCGCCTTGGTCGCGGCGGCGGCTACTACGACACCACGCTCGCGAAGCACCCGGAGCCGCTGCGGGTCGCGCTGACCTACGACCACGAGCTCGTCGACGACGTCCATCCCGAGGCGCACGACGAGCGGGTCGACGTCGTCGTCACTCCCGAGCGGACGCTGAGCCTGCCGCCCCGCTGA
- the moaC gene encoding cyclic pyranopterin monophosphate synthase MoaC translates to MGDRLTHLDEQGAARMVDVSGKDETRRQATATGIVRTTPEVVALLRAGDVPKGDALGVARVAGIMAAKRTPDLVPLCHPLAITGVEVDLDVTDEGVEIAATVRTTGRTGVEMEALTSVSVAALTVVDMIKAVDKHAVIADVRVRAKSGGKSGDWSA, encoded by the coding sequence ATGGGCGACAGGCTCACGCACCTCGACGAGCAGGGTGCCGCCCGGATGGTCGACGTCTCCGGCAAGGACGAGACCCGCCGGCAGGCGACCGCCACCGGCATCGTCCGGACGACGCCCGAGGTGGTGGCGCTGCTGCGTGCGGGCGACGTGCCCAAGGGGGATGCGCTCGGGGTCGCGCGCGTCGCCGGGATCATGGCCGCCAAGCGCACGCCCGACCTCGTCCCGCTGTGCCACCCGCTCGCGATCACCGGGGTCGAGGTCGACCTGGACGTGACCGACGAGGGTGTGGAGATCGCCGCGACCGTCCGCACCACCGGCCGTACCGGGGTCGAGATGGAGGCGCTGACCTCGGTGAGCGTGGCCGCGCTGACGGTGGTCGACATGATCAAGGCGGTCGACAAGCACGCCGTCATCGCCGATGTCCGCGTACGGGCGAAGTCCGGCGGCAAGAGCGGGGACTGGTCGGCGTGA
- a CDS encoding molybdenum cofactor biosynthesis protein B, with product MKALVVTCSNRAAAGVYEDTTGPLIVEALRSWGFEVADPLVVPDGLPVEEALREAVELRYEAVVTTGGTGISPTDATPEATEAVLERTLPGVAEAIRAYGVAAGVPSAMLSRGMAGVADQTVIVNLPGSRGGVKDGLTVLSDVLLHAVEQVAGVDHERTDDGGAS from the coding sequence GTGAAGGCCCTGGTCGTCACCTGCTCCAACCGTGCCGCCGCGGGCGTGTACGAGGACACCACCGGTCCGCTGATCGTCGAGGCGCTGAGGTCGTGGGGTTTCGAGGTCGCCGACCCGCTCGTCGTGCCCGACGGCCTCCCGGTCGAGGAGGCGCTGCGTGAGGCGGTCGAGCTGCGCTACGAGGCCGTCGTCACCACCGGCGGCACGGGTATCAGCCCCACCGACGCGACGCCAGAGGCGACCGAAGCCGTCCTCGAACGGACGCTGCCCGGCGTCGCCGAGGCGATCCGGGCGTACGGGGTCGCCGCCGGGGTCCCGTCGGCGATGCTCTCGCGCGGCATGGCCGGTGTCGCCGACCAGACGGTCATCGTGAACCTGCCGGGCTCGCGCGGTGGCGTGAAGGACGGGCTCACGGTCCTGTCCGACGTGCTGCTGCACGCCGTGGAGCAGGTCGCGGGCGTGGACCACGAACGCACCGACGACGGCGGTGCGTCCTGA
- a CDS encoding RNA polymerase sigma factor, with the protein MTTDLPTEHAADDRLLLARTRRGDRDAFSDLYARHVTPVYWQAYRFVGTAHDAEEVTQDVFVTAWRRRADIHLVDTSVLPWLLATAKYVALNLRRKRSRRLWAELDDSLPSADQDPVDEIVSAMLLARVRASVAGLSPLDQQLFERCVVGDRTYAEAADELGVSHGAVRNRVARIRSRVRAATHDLRGPA; encoded by the coding sequence ATGACGACCGACCTGCCGACGGAGCACGCCGCCGACGACCGGCTGCTGCTCGCCCGTACGCGCCGGGGTGACCGCGACGCGTTCAGCGACCTGTACGCACGCCACGTCACGCCCGTCTACTGGCAGGCGTACCGGTTCGTTGGCACCGCCCACGATGCCGAAGAGGTCACGCAGGACGTCTTCGTGACCGCGTGGCGCCGGCGTGCTGACATCCACCTCGTCGACACATCGGTGCTCCCCTGGCTGCTCGCGACCGCGAAGTACGTCGCGCTCAACCTGCGCCGCAAGCGCAGCCGCAGGCTGTGGGCGGAGCTCGACGACTCGCTGCCCAGCGCGGACCAGGATCCGGTCGACGAGATCGTCTCCGCGATGCTGCTCGCCCGGGTGCGTGCGAGCGTCGCCGGCCTCTCGCCGCTCGACCAGCAGCTGTTCGAGCGCTGCGTCGTCGGCGACCGCACCTACGCCGAGGCGGCCGACGAACTCGGCGTGAGCCACGGCGCCGTACGCAACCGTGTCGCGCGCATCCGTAGCCGGGTCCGCGCCGCCACCCACGACCTGAGGGGGCCCGCATGA
- a CDS encoding GNAT family N-acetyltransferase yields the protein MGLRPIRRSDARAWARLRQDSADWLGRWEATLPSTVPSAGRSYGAAVRSLRQQASQGRALPFVTTYDSDQMIGQVTVSGITWGSARWAQIGYWIARPYAGRGITTTAVAMAADHCFEALGLHRVEIAIRPENRSSLRIVEKLGFDRIGVAPRYLHIDGAWRDHMLFAITAEQVVPGGLLARVDSRSVDR from the coding sequence GTGGGACTGCGGCCGATCAGGCGAAGCGATGCCCGAGCGTGGGCTCGGCTGCGCCAGGACTCCGCCGACTGGCTCGGACGCTGGGAGGCGACCCTGCCCAGCACGGTGCCCTCGGCCGGACGCTCGTACGGGGCCGCCGTGCGCTCGTTGCGTCAGCAGGCGTCGCAGGGGCGTGCGCTGCCGTTCGTCACGACGTACGACAGCGACCAGATGATCGGCCAGGTGACCGTCTCGGGGATCACGTGGGGCTCGGCACGGTGGGCGCAGATCGGCTACTGGATCGCGCGCCCGTACGCGGGTCGTGGCATCACGACGACCGCGGTGGCGATGGCGGCCGACCACTGCTTCGAGGCGCTCGGCCTGCACCGCGTCGAGATCGCGATCCGTCCCGAGAACCGCTCCAGCCTGCGCATCGTCGAGAAGCTGGGCTTCGACCGCATCGGCGTCGCGCCGCGCTACCTGCACATCGACGGCGCGTGGCGCGACCACATGCTGTTCGCCATCACCGCCGAGCAGGTCGTGCCGGGCGGGCTGCTCGCACGTGTCGACTCCCGCAGCGTCGATCGCTGA
- a CDS encoding DUF4349 domain-containing protein, with amino-acid sequence MSIQPEIPELTDEQVDRMYRRVTGRIDLDASLARTRSRKIALTAASVVAVLGLGGAVVGGAVTFLPQGGSDQAGDSASIEAPPAAEDAGGVADGPNEGMSDLSKSGDGTSAEAGVREIVTTASAFVTVDDPAAAADALSRWAEDERGRVESRSESSDDERSSVSLRLRIPAGSTGDTTQQLRELGEVAGLSIDSEDVSAQGRDLDARIKALEISVVRLQDLMAKASTTADLLAAEQTLSQRQSDLEALQAQRRGLSDQVAMATYDVEISSEDKPDAPSSSGFVGALEAGWDVLVGTLGVALRVVGFLLPWAALLALLTAAYVAGRRLLRH; translated from the coding sequence ATGAGCATCCAGCCCGAGATCCCCGAGCTGACCGACGAGCAGGTCGACCGGATGTATCGCCGCGTCACCGGTCGGATCGACCTCGACGCGTCGCTCGCCCGTACGAGGAGCCGCAAGATCGCGCTCACGGCGGCGTCCGTCGTCGCCGTCCTCGGACTCGGCGGCGCGGTGGTCGGCGGTGCCGTCACGTTCCTGCCGCAGGGCGGCTCGGACCAGGCGGGTGACTCGGCTTCGATCGAGGCGCCGCCTGCGGCGGAGGACGCCGGGGGTGTCGCCGACGGGCCGAACGAAGGCATGTCGGATCTCAGCAAGTCGGGAGACGGGACGAGCGCCGAGGCCGGTGTCCGCGAGATCGTGACGACGGCGTCCGCTTTCGTCACCGTCGACGATCCCGCGGCCGCTGCCGACGCGCTCTCCCGTTGGGCAGAGGACGAGCGCGGCCGGGTCGAGTCGCGCTCCGAGTCGTCGGACGACGAGCGCTCGAGCGTCTCGCTCCGGCTGCGCATCCCTGCAGGCAGCACCGGTGACACGACGCAACAGCTCCGCGAGCTGGGCGAGGTCGCCGGCCTGTCGATCGACTCCGAGGATGTCTCCGCGCAGGGTCGCGACCTCGACGCGCGGATCAAGGCGCTCGAGATCTCCGTCGTCCGACTCCAGGATCTGATGGCGAAGGCGTCCACGACGGCCGACCTGCTCGCCGCCGAGCAGACCCTGTCGCAGCGCCAGTCCGACCTCGAGGCCCTCCAGGCCCAGCGCCGCGGGCTGTCCGACCAGGTCGCGATGGCCACGTACGACGTGGAGATCTCCTCCGAGGACAAGCCTGACGCACCGAGCAGCTCCGGATTCGTCGGCGCGCTCGAGGCGGGGTGGGACGTGCTGGTCGGGACGCTCGGGGTGGCCCTCCGCGTCGTCGGGTTCCTGCTGCCCTGGGCCGCACTCCTCGCCCTGCTCACGGCCGCGTACGTCGCCGGTCGCCGGCTGCTGCGGCACTGA
- a CDS encoding YciI family protein encodes MLYTLFIHNTDPREAGISQEDMAPVEAAFDAYAKALDDAGVFVTTQILGFPEAATTVTAVDGEPKIQDGPFADTKEYVGGVVVIDVPDLDAALAWAQKCPGVMYGSVEVRPTTLTWSRERQWYQP; translated from the coding sequence ATGCTCTACACACTCTTCATCCACAACACCGACCCGCGCGAGGCGGGCATCAGCCAGGAGGACATGGCGCCTGTGGAGGCGGCGTTCGACGCGTACGCCAAGGCGCTCGACGACGCGGGCGTCTTCGTCACCACGCAGATCCTCGGCTTCCCCGAGGCCGCGACGACGGTGACCGCGGTCGACGGCGAGCCGAAGATCCAGGACGGGCCGTTCGCCGACACCAAGGAGTACGTCGGAGGGGTCGTCGTCATCGACGTCCCCGACCTTGATGCCGCGCTCGCGTGGGCGCAGAAGTGCCCCGGGGTGATGTACGGGTCCGTCGAGGTCCGCCCGACGACGCTCACCTGGAGCCGTGAGCGGCAGTGGTACCAGCCCTGA
- a CDS encoding aldo/keto reductase encodes MAIAPTRTLNDGLELPLIGLGTYPMDDLEAAEAVRVAFEVGYRLVDTATSYGNEAGVGQAIARTDVPRDEIVVTTKLRGEDQGYESTLRAFGESRERLGVEYVDLYLIHWPLPRLDRYVDSWRAMIRLRDDGLLNSLGVSNFTPEQIDRLVDETGVAPAVNQVELHPYFVQEELRAYDAAHDIVTEAWQPLARKTDLLTEVALGEIADRHGVTPAQVVLRWHVQRGVVPIPKSGSEARQRENLEVFGFALSDEEMTLIGDRPQDRSGGDPMTHEEF; translated from the coding sequence ATGGCCATCGCACCGACCCGCACGCTCAACGACGGTCTCGAGCTCCCGCTGATCGGGCTCGGCACGTACCCGATGGACGACCTCGAGGCCGCCGAGGCCGTACGCGTCGCCTTCGAGGTCGGCTACCGACTTGTCGACACGGCGACCTCGTACGGCAACGAGGCCGGGGTCGGTCAGGCCATCGCGAGGACCGACGTCCCTCGCGACGAGATCGTGGTGACGACCAAGCTCCGCGGCGAGGACCAGGGGTACGAGTCGACGCTGCGCGCGTTCGGGGAGTCACGTGAGCGGCTCGGCGTCGAGTACGTCGACCTGTACCTCATCCACTGGCCGCTCCCGCGCCTCGACCGGTACGTCGACTCGTGGAGGGCGATGATCCGCCTGCGTGACGACGGCCTCCTCAACAGTCTCGGCGTCTCCAACTTCACGCCCGAGCAGATCGACCGCCTCGTCGACGAGACCGGCGTGGCCCCCGCGGTGAATCAGGTCGAGCTCCACCCGTACTTCGTGCAGGAGGAGCTGCGCGCGTACGACGCCGCGCACGACATCGTGACCGAGGCGTGGCAGCCGCTCGCGCGCAAGACCGACCTGCTTACCGAGGTGGCGCTGGGTGAGATCGCCGACCGGCACGGCGTCACCCCCGCGCAGGTCGTGCTGCGATGGCACGTCCAGCGCGGAGTGGTCCCGATCCCGAAGTCGGGGAGCGAGGCACGCCAGCGCGAGAACCTCGAGGTCTTCGGGTTCGCGCTGAGCGACGAAGAGATGACGCTGATCGGCGACCGCCCGCAGGACCGCAGCGGCGGCGACCCGATGACGCACGAGGAGTTCTGA
- a CDS encoding UTP--glucose-1-phosphate uridylyltransferase: protein MSDEGLAAAREVMEAARVPPRAIDVFAHYYGELEAGATGKIPESDIDPLDPPARLADAEVDEETQREALSRTAIIKLNGGLGTSMGMDKAKSLLPVRGDRTFLDVLVEQVRRVRSAYGVTLPLILMDSFRTREDTLAALSAYPDIPVDGLPRDFLQNKEPKLRADDLTPVSWPKDPSLEWTPPGHGDLFTALDASGTLQALRDQGYRYASVSNSDNLGGFPDPKIAGWFAQSGAPYAAEVCRRTPADVKGGYLVRRKSDGRLVLRETAQTPKEDLAVADDITRHRWFHTNNLWFDLDALAAVIEERGGVLELPLIRNEKTVDPTDPQSPAVIQVESAMGAIVQVFDGATAIEVERSRFLPVKTTDDLLLVRSDFYTLDDDFHLVAAHDESPLVRLDKSYYKLVQDFDTRFPKGPVSLVDAASFAVEGDWTFGADVRAVGDVSVGAAGSTGTIPDGTTLEGS, encoded by the coding sequence ATGAGCGATGAGGGACTGGCAGCAGCACGTGAGGTGATGGAGGCAGCAAGGGTCCCCCCGCGCGCGATCGACGTCTTCGCCCACTACTACGGCGAGCTCGAGGCCGGGGCGACCGGCAAGATCCCCGAGTCCGACATCGACCCGCTGGACCCGCCGGCCCGGCTCGCTGACGCCGAGGTCGACGAGGAGACGCAGCGCGAAGCGCTGAGCCGGACCGCGATCATCAAGCTCAACGGCGGGCTCGGCACGTCGATGGGCATGGACAAGGCCAAGTCGCTCCTGCCCGTGCGCGGCGACCGGACGTTCCTTGACGTGCTCGTCGAGCAGGTGCGGCGCGTCCGGTCTGCGTACGGGGTGACGCTGCCGCTGATCCTCATGGACAGCTTCCGTACCCGCGAGGACACGCTCGCGGCACTCTCGGCGTACCCCGACATCCCCGTCGACGGGCTCCCGCGGGACTTCCTCCAGAACAAGGAGCCCAAGCTCCGCGCCGACGACCTGACGCCGGTGTCGTGGCCGAAGGACCCCAGCCTCGAGTGGACGCCGCCGGGCCACGGGGACCTGTTCACCGCGCTCGACGCGTCGGGCACGCTGCAGGCGCTGCGCGACCAGGGCTACCGCTATGCGTCGGTGTCGAACTCCGACAACCTCGGCGGCTTCCCGGACCCCAAGATCGCCGGCTGGTTCGCGCAGTCCGGAGCCCCGTACGCGGCCGAGGTGTGCCGGCGTACGCCCGCCGACGTGAAGGGCGGCTACCTCGTACGCCGCAAGTCGGACGGCAGGCTCGTGCTGCGCGAGACCGCGCAGACGCCGAAGGAGGACCTGGCGGTCGCCGACGACATCACCCGCCACCGCTGGTTCCACACCAACAACCTGTGGTTCGACCTCGACGCCCTCGCCGCGGTGATCGAGGAGCGCGGCGGCGTCCTCGAGCTCCCGCTGATCCGCAACGAGAAGACCGTCGACCCGACCGATCCGCAGTCGCCGGCGGTGATCCAGGTCGAGTCCGCGATGGGTGCGATCGTGCAGGTCTTCGACGGCGCGACCGCGATCGAGGTCGAGCGCAGCCGGTTCCTGCCGGTGAAGACCACCGACGACCTGCTGCTCGTACGGTCGGACTTCTACACGCTCGACGACGACTTCCACCTGGTCGCCGCGCACGACGAGTCGCCCCTCGTGCGGCTGGACAAGAGCTACTACAAGCTCGTCCAGGACTTCGACACGCGGTTCCCGAAGGGGCCTGTGAGCCTCGTCGACGCCGCCTCGTTCGCCGTCGAGGGCGACTGGACCTTCGGAGCGGACGTGCGTGCCGTGGGCGACGTCAGCGTGGGGGCGGCGGGGTCCACAGGGACGATCCCCGACGGCACGACGCTCGAGGGGTCATAG
- a CDS encoding penicillin acylase family protein: protein MTRRLFAILAIVLAVVLVAVAALGIVTVRKPFPDREGTAQLTGLGADVTVLRDDHGIPQVFADSAEDLFMAQGYVHAQDRFFEMDFRRHVTAGRLAELVGEAALETDKFVRTMGWRQVAEQELPKLAPATRRYLEAYARGVNAYIGDREASALSLEYSVLALSGPEYEPEPWTPADSLAWLKAMAWDLRSNMSDEIDRVLATEKLSRAQVDTLYPGFPFRRHDPIVTQGNVVEGAFDQSSGQRRNADTDRAEDVPETTPAGDDETDEVALRGLLGSMQGVAEVAKGLPTLLGFGDGIGSNAWAVSGERSATGEPILANDPHLAPSMPGIWHQMGLHCREVTDACPFDVAGFTFSGMPGVVVGHNADIAWGITTMYPDVTDLYIEQIQGDRYLYDGRWHALATREETFEVAGGEPETITVRETQRGPILSDVDDTLAEVGERAGGGSTYGVSLQWTALTPGRTMDALFGIDKASDWASFRKAARLFAVPSQNLVYADTKGNIGYQAPGQVPIRKRGDGTWPVPGWDASYGWEGFIPYEELPTVLNPAEGYVVTANQQVIGRQYPNLLGTGQAAGYRSQRIIDLLQSSSKLSVDDMTTIQNDTTNGQATTLLPHLLEIDLGSGYYADGQELLRGWSDQKQDRDSAAAAYFSAVWRNLLARTFHDDLPQDVWPAGGERWFEVVRRLLNSPDSDWWDDRTTKSVRETRDDILRTAMRDARDEMTRRQSLDPDRWSWGNVHTLTLENQTLGTSGIALVEKLFNRGPYEVGGGSGIVNATGWDAAEGYEVIAVPSMRMVVDLSDLDKSRWINLTGVSGHAFHRNYTDQTELWADGKTLPWRYTEDAVEKAARDELRLTAELEQ, encoded by the coding sequence TTGACCCGCCGACTCTTCGCGATCCTCGCGATCGTCCTGGCGGTGGTGCTCGTGGCGGTCGCTGCGCTCGGCATCGTCACTGTCCGCAAGCCTTTCCCCGACCGGGAGGGGACGGCACAGCTGACCGGGTTGGGCGCGGATGTGACGGTCCTGCGCGACGACCACGGCATCCCGCAGGTCTTTGCCGACTCGGCCGAGGACCTGTTCATGGCACAGGGCTACGTCCACGCGCAGGACCGCTTCTTCGAGATGGACTTCCGACGCCACGTGACCGCCGGTCGCCTGGCCGAGCTCGTCGGCGAGGCGGCGCTCGAGACCGACAAGTTCGTCCGGACGATGGGGTGGCGCCAAGTCGCGGAGCAGGAGCTGCCGAAGCTGGCACCGGCGACGCGCCGCTATCTCGAGGCCTACGCCCGTGGCGTCAACGCTTACATCGGCGACCGGGAGGCCTCGGCGCTCTCCCTGGAGTACTCCGTCCTGGCCCTCAGCGGTCCGGAGTACGAGCCGGAGCCGTGGACGCCTGCCGACTCGCTCGCCTGGCTCAAGGCGATGGCGTGGGACCTGCGCAGCAACATGAGCGACGAGATCGACAGGGTGCTCGCGACGGAGAAGCTGTCGCGTGCGCAGGTCGACACCCTCTATCCGGGCTTCCCGTTCCGGCGCCACGACCCGATCGTCACGCAGGGCAACGTGGTCGAGGGCGCGTTCGACCAGTCCTCCGGCCAGCGCCGCAACGCCGACACCGACCGCGCCGAGGACGTCCCCGAGACCACTCCCGCGGGTGACGACGAGACGGACGAGGTCGCGTTGCGTGGCCTGCTCGGCTCGATGCAGGGCGTCGCGGAGGTCGCGAAGGGACTCCCGACGCTGCTCGGGTTCGGCGACGGCATCGGCTCCAATGCATGGGCCGTCTCGGGGGAGCGCAGCGCCACCGGCGAGCCGATCCTCGCGAACGACCCACACCTCGCTCCGAGCATGCCCGGTATCTGGCACCAGATGGGCCTGCACTGCCGCGAGGTGACCGACGCGTGCCCGTTCGACGTCGCGGGCTTCACGTTCTCGGGTATGCCCGGGGTCGTCGTCGGGCACAACGCCGACATCGCCTGGGGCATCACCACGATGTATCCCGATGTCACGGACCTCTACATCGAGCAGATCCAGGGCGACCGCTACCTGTACGACGGCCGCTGGCACGCCCTGGCGACGCGCGAGGAGACCTTCGAGGTCGCAGGGGGAGAGCCGGAGACGATCACCGTCCGCGAGACACAACGCGGCCCGATCCTCTCCGACGTCGACGACACGCTCGCCGAGGTCGGGGAACGGGCCGGCGGCGGGAGCACGTACGGGGTCTCGTTGCAGTGGACCGCACTGACGCCGGGGCGCACGATGGACGCCCTGTTCGGGATCGACAAGGCCAGCGACTGGGCGAGCTTCCGCAAGGCCGCGCGGCTGTTCGCGGTGCCGTCCCAGAACCTCGTGTATGCCGACACGAAGGGCAACATCGGCTATCAGGCACCCGGGCAGGTGCCGATCCGCAAGCGTGGCGACGGGACGTGGCCGGTGCCGGGCTGGGACGCGTCGTACGGCTGGGAAGGCTTCATCCCGTACGAGGAGCTGCCGACGGTGCTCAATCCCGCCGAGGGCTACGTCGTGACCGCCAACCAGCAGGTGATCGGCCGGCAGTACCCGAACCTGCTCGGGACCGGCCAGGCCGCGGGCTACCGCAGCCAGCGCATCATCGATCTTCTCCAGTCCTCGTCCAAGCTGTCGGTCGACGACATGACGACGATCCAGAACGACACCACCAACGGGCAGGCCACGACGCTCCTGCCGCACCTGCTCGAGATCGACCTCGGCTCCGGCTACTACGCCGACGGTCAGGAGCTGCTGCGCGGCTGGAGCGACCAGAAGCAGGATCGTGACTCGGCCGCAGCGGCCTACTTCTCTGCCGTGTGGCGCAACCTCCTTGCGCGGACGTTCCACGACGACCTCCCGCAGGACGTGTGGCCGGCCGGCGGAGAGCGGTGGTTCGAGGTCGTACGCCGGTTGCTCAACAGCCCCGACAGCGACTGGTGGGACGACCGGACGACCAAGTCGGTCCGCGAGACCCGCGACGACATCCTCCGGACCGCCATGCGCGACGCCCGCGACGAGATGACGCGGCGGCAGTCGCTGGACCCTGACCGCTGGTCGTGGGGCAACGTGCACACGCTGACCCTGGAGAACCAGACGCTCGGCACGTCGGGCATCGCCCTGGTCGAGAAGCTGTTCAACCGCGGCCCATACGAGGTCGGCGGCGGCTCGGGCATCGTCAACGCGACGGGGTGGGACGCGGCCGAGGGGTACGAGGTGATCGCCGTGCCGTCGATGCGGATGGTGGTGGACCTCAGCGACCTCGACAAGTCGCGCTGGATCAACCTCACCGGTGTCTCCGGCCACGCCTTCCACCGGAACTACACCGACCAGACCGAGCTGTGGGCGGACGGCAAGACGCTGCCGTGGCGCTACACGGAGGACGCCGTCGAGAAGGCGGCACGCGACGAGCTGCGGCTGACCGCCGAGCTGGAGCAGTAG
- the glp gene encoding gephyrin-like molybdotransferase Glp produces MRTVDEHLEKLLDLIGPLQPYDQPLLESLGLPLVDDVVSPIDLPRFTNSAMDGYAVRAADVVGANREFPVVLPVVGEQAAGSSTPTALTAKTAVKIMTGAPIPSGADTVVPIELTDGGDADVRIYQARRAGENVRPAGEDVAAGEIVAEAGTILGPREVGLLASLGFARLRARPRPRVVVLSTGAELREPGARLDYDSIYDGNSYMLAACARAAGAIAYRVGITSDDPREFADKLNDQLVRADLVVTSGGISKGAYDVVKAALSELGTVEFAEVAMQPGKPQGFGTVGEEKTPIVTLPGNPVSSYVSFEVFVLPMLRRMMGKLPYRRPLVQATMTEEIRSPSGRRQFLRGWLEVNGRGVRVTRVSGPGSHLVAGLARANCLIVVEEDETALHVGDTAKVMFLDREF; encoded by the coding sequence ATGCGTACCGTCGACGAGCACCTCGAGAAGCTGCTCGACCTGATCGGCCCGCTGCAGCCGTACGACCAGCCGTTGCTGGAGTCGCTGGGGCTGCCGCTGGTCGACGACGTGGTGAGTCCGATCGACCTGCCACGCTTCACGAACTCGGCGATGGACGGGTATGCGGTGCGGGCTGCAGACGTGGTCGGTGCCAACCGTGAGTTCCCCGTCGTCCTGCCCGTCGTGGGGGAGCAGGCCGCCGGCTCGAGCACCCCCACCGCCCTCACGGCCAAGACCGCCGTCAAGATCATGACCGGGGCGCCGATCCCGTCGGGTGCCGACACGGTCGTCCCGATCGAGCTGACCGACGGTGGCGACGCCGACGTGCGGATCTACCAGGCCCGCCGCGCCGGCGAGAACGTACGGCCGGCCGGCGAGGACGTGGCCGCCGGGGAGATCGTCGCCGAGGCCGGGACGATCCTCGGGCCGCGAGAGGTCGGCCTGCTGGCGTCGCTCGGGTTCGCCCGGTTGCGCGCCCGCCCCCGCCCCCGGGTGGTCGTGCTGTCCACCGGCGCCGAGCTGCGCGAGCCCGGGGCGCGGTTGGACTACGACTCGATCTACGACGGCAACTCCTACATGCTCGCCGCCTGCGCGCGTGCCGCCGGCGCCATCGCGTACCGGGTCGGGATCACCTCGGACGACCCGCGCGAGTTCGCCGACAAGCTCAACGACCAGCTGGTGCGCGCCGACCTCGTCGTCACCAGCGGCGGCATCAGCAAGGGCGCGTACGACGTGGTGAAGGCGGCGCTGTCCGAGCTGGGCACCGTCGAGTTCGCCGAGGTCGCGATGCAGCCGGGCAAGCCGCAGGGCTTCGGCACGGTCGGCGAGGAGAAGACCCCGATCGTCACGCTGCCGGGCAACCCGGTGTCCTCGTACGTCTCGTTCGAGGTGTTCGTGCTGCCGATGCTGCGGCGGATGATGGGCAAACTCCCCTACCGACGCCCGCTCGTCCAGGCCACGATGACCGAGGAGATCCGCTCGCCCTCCGGCCGTCGGCAGTTCCTGCGCGGCTGGCTCGAGGTGAACGGTCGTGGCGTGCGCGTCACCCGGGTCAGCGGGCCGGGGTCGCACCTCGTCGCGGGGCTGGCTCGGGCCAACTGCCTCATCGTCGTCGAGGAGGACGAGACCGCTCTGCACGTCGGTGACACCGCCAAGGTGATGTTCCTGGACCGGGAGTTCTGA